In Pseudomonas oryzihabitans, the DNA window GGCAGTCGGGCCCTCGGTGCGTAGCAGTTGCACGAGCTCGTCGTTGACCGCTTCCTGGCGCAGTGCCAGACGGGACAGGCCGAGCAGCAGGCGCTGGCGCGCCTGGGCCATCGCCAGGCGCTGCTGGCTGTGATCGTTACTTTCCTGCAGCAGCGACAGGGTCGAGCGCAGGGCCAGGGTATGGGCTTCCCATTCACCATTCACCGCATCATCGCTGACGACCCGCAGCAGGTAGCCGCGCAACAGCGGTCGGCCATGGCGCTGCAAGCTTTCGCCGACTTCGATGACCTCACAGGGCACGCTGGTGGAATGGAACAGGTAACGCACCTGGTAGCTGCCGTGTTCGGCGAGCTGCAGCTGGATGTCTTCATGCAGCCGATGGCGAACGCTGGGCTCCATCAGGCTGGCATAGGGAGATTCGATGAGCGAGCAGAGCGCCTGCGCGGGCAGGCCGAGGCTGGTTTCACAGCGGGAGTCAAGATAGAGCATCGCCCAGGAGGCTTCATTCAGACGCTCGAAACGCAGCAAGCCCAATCGGGCAGGAGCGCCGAGCGCGCCCGCCTGATCGGCTACCGCAGCATCGGCAGCATCGGAGTGAATACTCATGCGAGGGTCCGCGTCCTTGTGAAGACGGAAAGATGTCCTGGGTTTATCGGAAAGGACAGACAAATCATTAATCCTTTTCCTCTCCGCCTCGCCAGCGCTCTGGGATAGCTGACAAGGTTGCCCGATAGGGCCCGGCGCGTGCAAGGGGCGGCGCTACGGGGCGCTTATCCTACCTTTTTCCTGCATCTTTCGGTTGATCTGACAGCAGAAACCCCGCGAAAGCGGGGTTTCCGATCTACATCAAGGGACGGTAGCGGGATCCCGTTACCGTCCTGTGGCGGCTTACAGCAGCAATCCGCGGATTTCCGCCAGCAGATCGCCCAGACGCTTGGTGAAGCGCGCTGCGGCGGCCCCGTTGATCACGCGGTGATCATAGGACAGCGACAGCGGCAGCATCAGGCGTGGCTGGAAGGCCTTGCCGTCCCAGACCGGCTGCATGCTGGCCTTGGACACGCCGAGGATCGCCACTTCCGGGGCATTGACGATCGGCGTGAAGCCGGTGCCGCCGATGTGACCCAGGCTGGAGATGGTGAAGCAGGCGCCCTGCATGTCGTCGCCGCTGAGCTTCTTGGTCCGCGCCTTTTCCGCCAGCTGGGCGGCTTCGGCAGCGAGTTGCAGGAGGCTCTTCTGGTCGACGTTGCGGATGACCGGGACCAGCAGGCCGTCCGGGGTGTCCACGGCGAAGCCGATATGCACGTACTTCTTGCGGATTACCGCCTTGCCGCTGGGGGCCAGGGAGGCGTTGAAGTCCGGCAGTTCCTTGAGCACATGGGCACAGGCCTTGAGCAGGAACGGCAGGATGGTCAGCTTGACGCCGGCCTTTTCCGCGACGGCTTTCTGGCCGACCCGGAAGGCTTCCAGATCGGTCACGTCGGACTGGTCGAACTGGGTCACGTGGGGCACGTTCAGCCAGCTGCGATGCAGGTTGTTGGCACCGACCTGCATGAGGCGCGTCATCGGCACCTCTTCGATCTCGCCGAACTTGCTGAAGTCCACGGTGGGGATCGGCGGGATGCCGGCACCACCGGTGGCACCTGCAGCCGCGGCCGGAGCCGCCTTGCTCTTCTGCAGCTGATCCTTGACGTAGGCCTGGACGTCTTCCTTGAGGATGCGACCCTTGGGACCGGTCGGGGTCACCTCGCCCAGGTCGACGCCGAACTCGCGGGCGACCATGCGCACGGCTGGACCGGCATGGACCTTCTTGCCCTTGCCCGCAGCGGGTGCGCTGGCGGGTGCGGCGGCCTTGGCCGGAGCCTCGGCTTTCTTCTCGGCAGACGGCGCGCTGGCAGCGGTGTTGCCGGCAGCCGGCTTGGCCGCCTGCTTGGGCGCGGCGCCAGCCACCTTCAGGGTCAGGATCAGATCGCCGGTCTTGGCCTGGTCATTGACCTTGATGGCGACGCTTTCCACCACGCCCGCCTTGGGCGCCGGGATTTCCATGCTGGCCTTGTCGGACTCCAGCACGATCAGCGACTGCTCGGCCTTGACTTGGTCACCGGCCTTGACCAGCACCTCGATGACATTGGCACTGCCAGTGGAGCCGATGTCGGGGACCTTGATCTCCTCGACCGACTCACCGGCCGGCTCGGCGGCGGCTTCCTCGTGCAGCTCGGGCTCGGCGGCTTCCTTGGCGGGCGTGTCGCTGGCCTTGGATTCGACGCTCTTGCTCGGCTTGGCATTGGCGGCGCCCTTGAGCACCAGGATCAGATCGCCGGTGCCGACTTCGTCGCCGACCTTGACGGAAATGCTCTCCACCACGCCAGCGGCGGGGGAGGGGATTTCCATGCTGGCCTTGTCGGATTCCAGGGTGATCAGCGTCTGCTCGGCGGCGATGGTGTCGCCGGGCTTGACCGCCACCTCGATGATGCTGGCCTTGCCGCTGGAGCCGATGTCGGGGACATGGATCTCCTGGGCCTCGCCTTCGCCGGCGGACGCCGAAGCGTCCTCGTCGCCGGCCGGCGTCGGGGTTTCGCTTTCCTCGACCTGGGTCTGCTTGGACTCGGCCTTGGGCTCGGCGGCGGGCTCGCTGCCAGAGGCGGCGTCCTCGCCTTCCAGGTCGATCAGCAGATCACCGGTCTTGAGGGTATCGCCGACCTTGATGTGCAGGGCGGCGATCTTGCCGGCCTTGGGGGCCGGGATCTCCATGCTGGCCTTGTCGGACTCCAGCACCACCAGGCTCTGTTCGGCCTCGACGGTATCGCCGACCTTTACCAGCAGCTCGATGACTTCGCCGTCGCCACTGCCGATGTCGGGTACGCGGATGGTCTCGCTCACAGTTGTTTCCTCTTATCCGTGTGCCGCATCAGCAATCCAGGGGATTGCGCTTCTCGGTGTCGATGCCGAACTTGGTGATGGCGTCAGCCACGACCTTGCGTTCGAGCTTGCCTTGGTTGGCCAGCGCCTGCAGAGCGGCGACGGCGACCCAGCGGCGGTCGACCTCGAAGTGATCACGCAGCTTCTTGCGGCTGTCGCTGCGACCGAAGCCGTCGGTACCCAGCACCTGGAATTCGGTGGGGACCCACTGGCGGATCTGGTCGGCGAACAGCTTCATGTAGTCGGTGGACGCGATGACCGGGCCCTGGCGCTCGCCCAGGCACTGCTCGACGTAGGTCAGGCGGCGCTCTTCCAGCGGGTGCAGGCGGTTCCAGCGATCCACGGCCAGGCCTTCACGGCGCAGTTCGTTGAAGCTGGTGACGCTCCAGATATCGGCGCCGACGCCCATCTCGCGCAGCAGGCTCGCGGCAGCGCGGACCTCGTTGAGGATGGTGCCCGAGCCCAGCAGCTGGACGCGGTGCTTGAAGTCGCCCTGCTCTTCTTCCAGCAGGTACATGCCCTTGATGATGCCGTCTTCGACACCCTGCGGCATGGCCGGCTGCTGGTAGTTCTCGTTCATCACGGTGATGTAGTAGAAGACGCTCTGCTGCAGTTCCATCATCTGATGGATGCCTTCGCGCATGATCACCGCCAGCTCGTAGGCGTAGGTGGGATCGTAGCTGCGGCAGTTGGGGATGGTGCCGGCCAGGATGTGGCTGTGGCCGTCCTCGTGCTGCAGGCCTTCACCGTTGAGGGTGGTACGCCCGGAGGTGCCGCCCAGCAGGAAGCCACGGGTCTGGGCATCGCCTGCCGCCCAGGCCAGGTCGCCGATCCGCTGGAAGCCGAACATCGAATAGAAGATGTAGACCGGCAGCATGGGCTGGTTGTAGTTGCTGTAGGCGGTACCGGCGGCGATGAAGGAGGACATGGCGCCGGCCTCGTTGAGGCCTTCCTGGAGGATCTGGCCGTCCTTCTCTTCGCGGTAGTACATCACCTGGTCGCGGTCGACCGGCTCATAGAGCTGGCCGTGGGGCGAGTAGATGCCCAGCTGGCGGAACATGCCTTCCATGCCGAAGGTACGGGCCTCGTCGGCGAGGATGGGCACGATGCGCTTGCCCAGGTCCTTGTCCTTGACCAGTTGCGACAGGATGCGGCCGAAGGCCATGGTGGTGGAGATCTCGCGATCGCCGGAACCGTCCAGTACCGCCTTCAGGGTTTCCAGGGGCGGGGTGGGGATGCTGAGGCTGCGGGCGCGACGCTGGGGCAGGTGACCGCCCAGGGATTCGCGGCGACCCATCAGGTATTTCATCTCGGCGCTGTCGTCGGCCGGACGATAGAAGGGCAGCTCGCTGAGCTGGGAGTCGTTCAGCGGGATGTCGAAGCGATCGCGGAATTTCTTCAGCGACTCCACATCGACCTTCTTGGTGTTGTGCGCGGTGTTCTTGGCTTCGCCCGCACCGGTGCCGTAACCCTTGATGGTCTTGGCTAGGATGACGGTGGGCTGGCCCTTGTGGTTGACCGCCTGGTGGTAGGCCGCATAGACCTTGTAGGGGTCGTGACCGCCACGGTTGAGCTTCCAGATCTCGTCGTCGGACAGGTCCTCGACCATCTTGAGCAGCTCGGGATTGGCGCCGAAGAAGTGCTTGCGCACATAGGCGCCGTCCTTGGCCTTGTAGTTCTGGTATTCACCATCGACCACGGCGTCCATGCGTTGCTGCATGCGACCTTCGGTG includes these proteins:
- the aceF gene encoding dihydrolipoyllysine-residue acetyltransferase, with translation MSETIRVPDIGSGDGEVIELLVKVGDTVEAEQSLVVLESDKASMEIPAPKAGKIAALHIKVGDTLKTGDLLIDLEGEDAASGSEPAAEPKAESKQTQVEESETPTPAGDEDASASAGEGEAQEIHVPDIGSSGKASIIEVAVKPGDTIAAEQTLITLESDKASMEIPSPAAGVVESISVKVGDEVGTGDLILVLKGAANAKPSKSVESKASDTPAKEAAEPELHEEAAAEPAGESVEEIKVPDIGSTGSANVIEVLVKAGDQVKAEQSLIVLESDKASMEIPAPKAGVVESVAIKVNDQAKTGDLILTLKVAGAAPKQAAKPAAGNTAASAPSAEKKAEAPAKAAAPASAPAAGKGKKVHAGPAVRMVAREFGVDLGEVTPTGPKGRILKEDVQAYVKDQLQKSKAAPAAAAGATGGAGIPPIPTVDFSKFGEIEEVPMTRLMQVGANNLHRSWLNVPHVTQFDQSDVTDLEAFRVGQKAVAEKAGVKLTILPFLLKACAHVLKELPDFNASLAPSGKAVIRKKYVHIGFAVDTPDGLLVPVIRNVDQKSLLQLAAEAAQLAEKARTKKLSGDDMQGACFTISSLGHIGGTGFTPIVNAPEVAILGVSKASMQPVWDGKAFQPRLMLPLSLSYDHRVINGAAAARFTKRLGDLLAEIRGLLL
- the aceE gene encoding pyruvate dehydrogenase (acetyl-transferring), homodimeric type gives rise to the protein MQDLDPVETQEWLDALESVLDHEGEERVHYLMTRMGELATRSGTQLPYSINTPYRNTIPVTKEAHMPGDLFMERRIRSLVRWNALAMVMRANLKDPDLGGHISTFASSATLYDIGFNYFWKAPNEEHGGDLIYYQGHASPGVYARAFLEGRLSEDQMNNFRQEVDGKGLSSYPHPHLMPDFWQFPTVSMGLGPITAIYQARFMKYLENRGYIPAGKQKVWCFIGDGECDEPETLGAISLAGRENLDNLIFVINCNLQRLDGPVRGNGKIVQELEGIFRGADWNVTKVLWGRMWDPLFARDTEGRMQQRMDAVVDGEYQNYKAKDGAYVRKHFFGANPELLKMVEDLSDDEIWKLNRGGHDPYKVYAAYHQAVNHKGQPTVILAKTIKGYGTGAGEAKNTAHNTKKVDVESLKKFRDRFDIPLNDSQLSELPFYRPADDSAEMKYLMGRRESLGGHLPQRRARSLSIPTPPLETLKAVLDGSGDREISTTMAFGRILSQLVKDKDLGKRIVPILADEARTFGMEGMFRQLGIYSPHGQLYEPVDRDQVMYYREEKDGQILQEGLNEAGAMSSFIAAGTAYSNYNQPMLPVYIFYSMFGFQRIGDLAWAAGDAQTRGFLLGGTSGRTTLNGEGLQHEDGHSHILAGTIPNCRSYDPTYAYELAVIMREGIHQMMELQQSVFYYITVMNENYQQPAMPQGVEDGIIKGMYLLEEEQGDFKHRVQLLGSGTILNEVRAAASLLREMGVGADIWSVTSFNELRREGLAVDRWNRLHPLEERRLTYVEQCLGERQGPVIASTDYMKLFADQIRQWVPTEFQVLGTDGFGRSDSRKKLRDHFEVDRRWVAVAALQALANQGKLERKVVADAITKFGIDTEKRNPLDC